One window of the Rhizobiaceae bacterium genome contains the following:
- a CDS encoding HU family DNA-binding protein: MNKNELVSAVAEAAKLSKGDAQSAVDAVFSVITSELKKGGDVRLVGFGNFSVSKRAASTGRNPQTGAEVKIPARTVPKFSAGKGLKDAVN, translated from the coding sequence ATGAACAAGAACGAACTCGTCTCTGCCGTCGCCGAGGCTGCCAAGCTGTCCAAGGGCGATGCCCAGTCGGCGGTGGATGCGGTATTCTCCGTCATCACCTCGGAGCTGAAGAAGGGCGGCGATGTCCGTCTGGTCGGCTTCGGCAACTTCTCCGTCTCGAAGCGCGCTGCCTCGACCGGCCGCAACCCGCAGACCGGCGCGGAAGTGAAGATCCCGGCCCGCACCGTGCCGAAGTTCTCGGCGGGCAAGGGCCTCAAGGACGCCGTCAACTGA
- the lon gene encoding endopeptidase La, translating into MARTPRASGSGVFAVLPLRDIVVFPHMIVPLFVGREKSIKALEEVMGAEKQILLATQMNAADDDPASDAIYEIGTLANVLQLLKLPDGTVKVLVEGTARAKINQFTDRIDFHEASASVLAEPEEDEVEIEALARSVVSDFENYVKLNKKISPEVVGAAGQIEDYSKLADTVASHLAIKIPEKQEILGTLSVKERLEKAMGFMEAEISVLQVEKRIRSRVKRQMEKTQREYYLNEQMKAIQKELGEGEDGRDEVAELEERVKKTKLSKEAREKANAELKKLRTMSPMSAEATVVRNYLDWLLSLPWGKNSKVKHDLNFAQEVLDTDHYGLDKVKERIVEYLAVQSRQRKIKGPILCLVGPPGVGKTSLGKSIAKATGREFVRMALGGVRDEAEIRGHRRTYIGSMPGKVLQSMKKAKKSNPLFLLDEIDKMGMDFRGDPSSALLEVLDPEQNSTFMDHYLEVEYDLSSVMFVTTANTLNIPGPLMDRMEIIRIAGYTEDEKVEIAKRHLLPKVVRDHALQPKEFSVSEDAIRGVIQTYTREAGVRSLERELMKLGRKAVTEILRTKKKSIKITPANLADYLGVPRFRYGQIDGEDQVGVVTGLAWTEVGGELLTIEGVMMPGKGKMTVTGNLKDVMKESISAAASYVRSRAIDFGIEPPLFDKRDIHVHVPEGATPKDGPSAGTAMATAIVSVLTGIPVRKDVAMTGEITLRGRVLPIGGLKEKLLAALRGGIKKVLIPEENAKDLADIPENVKSGMEIIPVSRVGEVLKHALVRMPEPIEWSEPAETPAPKVDPATDAGKSLAH; encoded by the coding sequence ATGGCCAGAACACCCCGGGCTTCCGGCAGCGGCGTTTTCGCAGTTCTCCCACTGCGCGATATCGTCGTGTTCCCTCATATGATCGTCCCGCTCTTCGTCGGGCGCGAAAAGTCGATCAAGGCGCTGGAAGAGGTCATGGGCGCCGAGAAGCAGATCCTTCTCGCCACCCAGATGAATGCGGCGGACGACGATCCTGCGTCTGACGCCATCTACGAGATCGGCACGCTCGCCAATGTGCTGCAGCTCCTGAAGCTCCCGGACGGCACCGTGAAGGTGCTGGTCGAAGGCACCGCGCGCGCCAAGATCAACCAGTTCACCGATCGCATCGATTTCCACGAGGCGAGCGCCTCGGTGCTTGCGGAGCCCGAGGAGGACGAGGTCGAGATCGAGGCGCTGGCGCGCTCCGTCGTCTCGGACTTCGAGAACTATGTGAAGCTCAACAAGAAGATTTCGCCGGAAGTCGTGGGCGCGGCTGGCCAGATCGAGGACTACTCGAAGCTGGCGGACACCGTCGCCTCGCATCTCGCGATCAAGATTCCGGAGAAGCAGGAAATCCTCGGCACGCTGTCCGTCAAGGAGCGGCTGGAGAAGGCCATGGGCTTCATGGAGGCCGAAATCTCCGTGCTTCAGGTGGAGAAGCGCATCCGCTCGCGCGTCAAGCGCCAGATGGAGAAGACCCAGCGCGAATACTACCTCAACGAGCAGATGAAGGCGATCCAGAAGGAGCTCGGCGAGGGCGAGGACGGCCGCGACGAGGTCGCCGAGCTTGAGGAGCGCGTCAAGAAGACGAAGCTCTCCAAGGAGGCCCGCGAGAAGGCGAATGCCGAGCTGAAGAAGCTCCGGACCATGTCGCCCATGTCGGCCGAGGCGACCGTCGTGCGCAACTATCTCGACTGGCTGCTGTCGCTGCCCTGGGGCAAGAACTCCAAGGTCAAGCATGACCTGAACTTCGCCCAGGAGGTGCTCGACACCGACCATTACGGGCTGGACAAGGTCAAGGAGCGCATCGTCGAGTACCTTGCCGTCCAGAGCCGCCAGCGGAAGATCAAGGGTCCGATCCTCTGCCTCGTCGGCCCTCCCGGCGTCGGCAAGACCTCGCTCGGCAAGTCGATCGCCAAGGCGACCGGACGCGAGTTCGTGCGCATGGCGCTGGGCGGCGTGCGTGACGAGGCCGAGATCCGCGGTCACCGCCGCACCTATATCGGGTCGATGCCCGGCAAGGTGCTGCAGTCGATGAAGAAGGCCAAGAAGTCCAATCCGCTCTTCCTGCTCGACGAGATCGACAAGATGGGCATGGATTTCCGCGGCGATCCGTCATCGGCGCTGCTGGAAGTGCTCGATCCGGAGCAGAACTCGACCTTCATGGATCATTACCTCGAGGTCGAATACGACCTGTCGAGCGTCATGTTCGTGACCACGGCGAATACGCTGAACATTCCCGGTCCGCTGATGGACCGCATGGAGATCATCCGTATCGCCGGCTACACGGAGGACGAGAAGGTCGAGATCGCCAAGCGGCATCTGCTGCCGAAGGTGGTTCGCGACCACGCGCTCCAGCCGAAGGAGTTCTCGGTCAGCGAGGACGCGATCCGCGGGGTCATCCAGACCTATACGCGGGAAGCGGGCGTGCGCAGCCTCGAGCGCGAGCTGATGAAGCTCGGACGCAAGGCGGTCACGGAAATCCTCAGGACCAAGAAGAAGTCGATCAAGATCACGCCGGCCAATCTGGCCGACTATCTGGGCGTGCCGCGTTTCCGCTATGGCCAGATCGACGGCGAGGATCAGGTCGGTGTCGTGACTGGTCTTGCCTGGACCGAGGTCGGCGGCGAACTGCTGACGATCGAAGGCGTCATGATGCCCGGTAAGGGAAAGATGACGGTGACGGGCAACCTGAAGGACGTGATGAAGGAGTCGATCTCGGCTGCAGCATCCTATGTCCGCAGCCGCGCCATCGACTTCGGCATCGAGCCGCCGCTGTTCGACAAGCGGGACATCCACGTGCACGTGCCGGAAGGCGCGACGCCGAAGGACGGTCCGTCTGCCGGAACGGCGATGGCGACGGCGATCGTGTCGGTCCTCACCGGCATCCCGGTCCGCAAGGACGTGGCGATGACGGGCGAGATCACGCTGCGCGGCCGTGTCCTGCCGATCGGCGGTCTGAAGGAGAAGCTGCTTGCAGCGCTTCGCGGCGGCATCAAGAAGGTGCTGATCCCGGAGGAAAACGCCAAGGATCTGGCGGATATTCCGGAGAATGTGAAGAGCGGCATGGAGATCATTCCGGTCAGCCGCGTCGGCGAGGTGCTGAAGCACGCGCTGGTGCGGATGCCGGAGCCGATCGAGTGGAGCGAACCGGCCGAGACGCCGGCGCCGAAGGTCGATCCGGCCACCGATGCGGGCAAGTCGCTCGCTCATTGA